The nucleotide sequence caatcaatgcatgcagccatctttattaattattccacaaaggtctgacaagaacatacatcaattcatttgaagccaccactcacacgtacaaactcgataatgtggagtgctctcactccccatatctaaaaCCGGTGTCGTCGCCGATCCATCCGCATAACGTATCGGGACCAACAGCCGGTGCAGGCTACCTAAAGCGcacaccacatgcacacgttttagaagccgtcatcatcatcagaccactgacccatcttcaggagagaTATCTGCATCATCCTTGCCAGTTCGGACATCCGtcaacgccaccacgacgcccaacGGCACCGCCGCCCTGCGCTTATCCGCCCAGACGCGAAGactctggaagatctgtcgtgcgtagcacctgccaaccaggcatgactcagcgtagcacctgtcgaCCAGGCATGACTTGAtagctccaccgaagctccgtgcaagacgaagccgctccacctcctgcctccgTCTTCCagtgctgctccacaaacgatgctcccaagagagaaacggcaCCGTAGTATTGCCATCGTCagatctggaagaccagatcctagggtttcccccgaagcagcacgagtgggtcaacaacagttacacgacgatgccttcatcaaggtacgACGCAAAAACACCGCCATCGCCCGCCAACGGCTCGGTattcaccggcaactatgtctccctgactcgtagccgggactagatgacgaatcccgagatccgaccacccagccgcaggccgaccacctctgacggaagagatgaccaccaccgccgaCTGGACCGGTCAGAACAAATCTGAACGGAGGTGCCGCCGCCgcgaccaccaggccctccacgccgccgccggCGATCCAAAGCGCCGCCCGAACGGGGTTGGCCGCCTCGCCCGCAGCCTGCGCCGCCTCGCCATTGCAGATCGAATCGGGCATGCCTCCACACAATTCGGGGCCCCGCACAACCCCAGATCCGCGGGAGAGAGGCAAtgtcctccgccaccgccgtcagccCCGGGCTTAGACCGGCGGCGGAGGAAGGGAGCAAAGAGTATGTGCCCCCGACGGCTAGGTAGGGCACCGCCAACCAGTTGAGCTAGGCTCACTCCCCTTAAAAACCTGGTCCTCAAGAATAAATAGGAACCTAAATTCGCCACCGTGTGGATTTGAACCCAGGTGTTGGGTTTGTACATCCACTCCCCCAACCATTTGAGCTAGGCCGGGGAGTTGGGGTGATTTATTGATGATCACCAATAAGATGGGACGGGATTGGGGATCTATTGGAGCTGATTTTTTCCCAACTCCCTAAATACATAAAAATGGGACAGGATTGGGGATGTGTCGGAGATGCTCTTATATTCTTAGTGCTCAAGTCTGAGTTTTCCCTATAAAAGGCAAACCATACACTATCAATCAAGCAATGAGAAGAACAAACTAGTAAAGATACCTTGCACACCAGCCTACCCTTGCTCATCGGAGCCATAAATCCAACTTTGTTATGTTCATCGGTCTTAAGACCGCTAGTAATTTTAGCATAGGTTCGTTGCTATGGGGTACCTGCGACATGCCTGCGGAACATGGGATCTCCATACTTCTCCATCCATGTGAAGTCATCATACAAGCTATGGTACACTGCGTATCCTGCAAGCAAGTAGCACGCTTATTCGATTTGATCTAGTAAAAGAATTCACAATCATTCAAGTGCAAATAACAAAACATTTCAGGAATGTAACTTAATGAACATAGGCAGATAAAAAACATAAAACAAACCTGACCCAATAGCCATGTCGACTGAAGGAATACCAATATGTTGAACAAAGGCAGAATAATCTGATCCTCCACCTCCTAACCTTCCAATCTTAATAAATAAGTGTGTCATCAGAAATCTTAAACTTGCATCTAGTATAGCAAAAGCATCACACGCCTGAACTTAGAAAAATGGAAACAGAACCATGTCTAGACTATACACAATATTCCTTGTACATGTGCAGTGCTCAGAAAACTGACAACAAATTTGTGTGGCAAGCTTTAGCTAACACTAAGTGCTTACCAGAGAACTATCAGAAGCCATCCACATGTCATACAGACTTTCTGTTCCATTATCGGGATTTTGAACCTTCCTCGAAAAGAAAGAAAACACAGAATATTAAGAGAAATAGAGAACCCTCATCACTAATTtcacttttttgttttttattaGTTTGGGGTCTaaaggatttgttgtttgttgttgttgttgttgttgttgttagagATTCCTAGTTTCCTATGGACAACAATTCCATTACACAGTAGACTATTCTTTCTTTCAAATGTATATCAATTATAAGCAATGACAAAACAAGCCGAGCACAGGCTAGAGAGAAAGGAATTTACTGATTGTAAATTAGTTGCTCGATTGTCCCCTAGGCATAATTGCATGAGCCATGCATTTCAAGTCGCTTGTAGTTTTTGGCCACGTACGAGTTACTGCTTGCAATTGGTGCCTAACTAAGCCAAAACATAGAGCAAGTTGGTATATATACTAAACTCACCAAAGTTTgccacattttttttctttttgccaaatttGTGTAAGGTTAGATCATCAAAATTGGAACCACTTTGGTTAGTCTAAAGGAAATTTGTGCCACAGTTTCCTAGGTTATTGACATGTGGGACCAAATGGATGCCTAAGTCAAGGTGTGGCAAATTGTGGCAAGGTTTGGTTATGAACAAAAAAAGGACTTGGCCAAACTGTGGCTTGCTACAAAGACCTCCAGATCTTCTCACGTAAATGCTATGGCACCATGGAAGAAAGCGGCCCATGGCGGGTCGGATCTGAACCAAACATTACTGTATATTTTTGCTGTTGACAGAAACGACATGTCTGTTTCAATTATTATACCTTCTTACTCGCTTGCTTAAGCAATTGATCAAGTTGAGGAGTGGCTGACGCGTCAACTCCAGAACCAGACACCCCAACATCTACATTCAGGTAAGCAACAGTTCTTGAAGTTAGCATTGCCCTGTTCTCTTCAACCCATTCTGTGGATCCTATCTGCAATTTTGTAAGGAAATTAGTATGAAAAGGACAGGTGAACTGCTTTATAATAGTccaagggagagggagggagagagagagagagagagagagagagagagagagagagagagagagaccaatcCGTACTCTTCGGCATCCCAATTACACAAAATGATGGTCCGGCGAGGTCTCCAACCCTTGGTTTGTAGCTTAGACAACCTTTCAGCTAGCTACATTCAACTTAAGTTAACAAGCCAATGTGTTGCACCAAATCATAAGTAGGCTACACCAAAGGGGTGGCATAGAGCAACTGAATATGTCATACCTCAAGCAAGGCTGCCGTTCCGCTGTTTGGGTCAGCTGCCCCAAATGTCCACGCATCCCGATGGTTGCCAAGAATAACATACCTGTATGTGCATGATAATTATTACTGGGTATGTAGTTATCTACGTACTGAATTTCTTTTACATGCGAAATCATCAGTGCTGATAAACAGTTGAAACCTAAGATGGTGCTTGGTGTGATGGTGTCTGTCTCAAAATTGCAATCCAAGATATCTCTAAACAAGTACTCTCTccgtagtgatctaaacgctcttatatttctttacggagggagtactgatgAAATGTAGCTGAGCTTCTCTGTGATTCAAGCCATCGGATTTGGACTCGGTTCACTTGGTCACACTGTTGCCGAGAGTAGGGCGTTTGTTCGGCATTGGAGTGGAATTCCCACTGAAGCGAAGTGTTTGGCCAGAAATAGAAGAAACGTGGAGAGTTTTACTTACCTATCTGGTTCTTCTTTCCCTTCAATCACCGAAATAACATTCTGAATAGTAGCTATCGTCTCATTCCCCTGGAAAGAAACACACAAGCATCACTCAAGTCAGTGATCAGGAAGTGGAACGAACCAAAAAGAGCAAAGGCAGATCTCATCTCCTTGACAGTAACTTACTGTGTAGGACAGATTGAGCACCGCCGGCCCGGGCCCGAGGTGGTAAACCGGCGCGCCCTCGCCGCCTTGCCAATCCTCTGGCGCGACGTCCCCGCCGACGAGCCGCAGTATCTCCTCCCCGTCCCTTCCCGACACCGGCAGCGCCGGTATCCCCGGCATGTCGTCCGTGGCCATCGCCTCCGCGATGCTCACGCGCTCGCACCCTTCCGACGACGCCCACATCGGCGTCGTGGGGTCCCCCACCCCCTTGAACGTGCTCCCCACCTGCACGCCGGTCGCCGGCATCCACGGCCCATCCGGAAAGGCCTTCCCCGGCGTGTAGTCCTTGGCGTCGGTGAatatcaccgccgccgccgcgccagcgTCACGGGCGTTTATCACGATGTCGCCCCGGTACACCTTGCCGTAGCGCGCGAGGGCGACCTTCCCGGTGACGTTTACGCCGCGGGAGGCGAGGTAGGCGTAGTCCTCCGTGCGGCCGTAGTTGGCGTAGACCACCTCGGCGGCGGCCGAGCCGGACGCGGCGTAGGCGAGGAAGGTGGGGACGACCTCCGCCGAGGCCGCGGCGTAGGGGTCGCCGGGGTAGGTGTCCTGCACCAACGCGAAGGTGGTGGTGGCGTGGCCTGgcgcggagagggagagggaacggCGGACGGGGTAGGAGAGGAGGACTTCGTAGGGCGTGACGCGggtggggaaggagagggaggagagcgTGGAGACGACGTGGTCGGCGGCGAGCGCGTTGGCCTCGGTGCCCGCGAGGTGGGGACGGACGGTGAGCGCGCGCAGGTGCGCGGCGGCGGTGTCGTTGCAACCCAGTGAGAGGAAGAGGGATTGGTAGTAGGACGGGGCGGGCGCGACGAGGAGGTGGTAGTAGGTGGCGAACAAGGCGCCGACGAGGAGAGGGAGCGGGTGGAGCCTCGCGGTTGcccggggaggaagaggaggaggggaggcgggGATGAGCGGGGTAAGCAGGCAGGAGTC is from Triticum aestivum cultivar Chinese Spring chromosome 3A, IWGSC CS RefSeq v2.1, whole genome shotgun sequence and encodes:
- the LOC123061944 gene encoding probable glutamate carboxypeptidase LAMP1 — protein: MPPPLGDDDSCLLTPLIPASPPPLPPRATARLHPLPLLVGALFATYYHLLVAPAPSYYQSLFLSLGCNDTAAAHLRALTVRPHLAGTEANALAADHVVSTLSSLSFPTRVTPYEVLLSYPVRRSLSLSAPGHATTTFALVQDTYPGDPYAAASAEVVPTFLAYAASGSAAAEVVYANYGRTEDYAYLASRGVNVTGKVALARYGKVYRGDIVINARDAGAAAAVIFTDAKDYTPGKAFPDGPWMPATGVQVGSTFKGVGDPTTPMWASSEGCERVSIAEAMATDDMPGIPALPVSGRDGEEILRLVGGDVAPEDWQGGEGAPVYHLGPGPAVLNLSYTGNETIATIQNVISVIEGKEEPDRYVILGNHRDAWTFGAADPNSGTAALLELAERLSKLQTKGWRPRRTIILCNWDAEEYGLIGSTEWVEENRAMLTSRTVAYLNVDVGVSGSGVDASATPQLDQLLKQASKKVQNPDNGTESLYDMWMASDSSLIGRLGGGGSDYSAFVQHIGIPSVDMAIGSGYAVYHSLYDDFTWMEKYGDPMFRRHVAVASIWGLVALRLSDEEILPFNYSSYVTELENGAVDINKRVLGMPVSLSPLHKSIKQLNRAVLKVDSELQALQTWKFWSPWRNDRLRVRDLNDRLMMTERAFTEREGLSGRPWYKHMIYGPSLYNDYGAEVYPGVDDAIQTAKKTSTSESWQSVQHEIHRIARVISQAALVLSGGLT